Proteins encoded in a region of the Phoenix dactylifera cultivar Barhee BC4 chromosome 3, palm_55x_up_171113_PBpolish2nd_filt_p, whole genome shotgun sequence genome:
- the LOC103698163 gene encoding uncharacterized protein LOC103698163, whose amino-acid sequence MAESPSTIESMRKWVIDHKLRTVGCLWLSGIGSSIAYNWSRPSMKPSVKIIHARLHAQALTLAALAGAALVEYYDHRTGSGSKVNQYAKEFFTMDARPQKD is encoded by the exons ATGGCAGAGAGCCCAAGCACGATTGAATCGATGAGGAAGTGGGTCATAGATCACAAGCTTCGAACCGTTG GTTGTTTGTGGTTGAGCGGCATAGGGAGCTCCATCGCGTACAATTGGTCTCGGCCGAGCATGAAACCCAGCGTTAAGATCATCCATGCAAG GTTACATGCTCAGGCTCTCACTCTGGCTGCCTTGGCCGGAGCAGCGTTGGTTGAGTACTATGACCATCGGACGGGATCAGGATCCAAGGTGAACCAATATGCCAAGGAGTTCTTCACAATGGATGCGCGCCCACAGAAAGATTGA
- the LOC103698165 gene encoding protein pleiotropic regulatory locus 1-like, whose product MPGAMAAPAAMEPVEPQSLKKLSFKSLKRALDLFSPAHGHSTPPDPESKKIRISYKVHAEYGSVMDLSIEQAQDRGGAGAQGKGDLVSTSTALALPGIQDSRNSQKEGSQSAIVTAPTMQPKGPELGIPSRNTGAVVSIPGSSERYQSTSALMERIPSRWPRPTWHPPWKNYRVISGHLGWVRSIAFDPSNSWFCTGSADRTIKIWDVASGKLKLTLTGHIEQIRGLAVSQRHTYLFSAGDDKQVKCWDLEQNKVIRSYHGHLSGVYCLALHPSLDILLTGGRDSVCRVWDIRTKAMIFALSGHDNTVCSVFARPTDPQVVTGSHDTTIKFWDLAAGKSMLTLTHHKKSVRAMAFHPKEQTFTSASADNIKKFGLPRGEFLHNMLSQQKTIINSMAVNEDGVLATAGDNGSLWFWDWKSGHNFQQAQTIVQPGSLDSEACIYALSYDISGSRLVTCEADKTIKMWKEDPTATPETHPLNFKPPKEFRRY is encoded by the exons ATGCCGGGCGCGATGGCGGCACCGGCGGCGATGGAGCCCGTGGAGCCGCAGTCGCTCAAGAAGCTTAGTTTCAAATCCCTAAAGCGTGCCCTCGATCTCTTCTCCCCCGCCCACGGCCACTCCACTCCCCCCGATCCCGAGAG CAAGAAGATTCGAATTAGCTACAAG GTACATGCTGAATATGGATCAGTTATGGACTTGTCTATCGAGCAAGCACAGGACCGTGGTGGCGCTGGTGCTCAGGGTAAAGGTGACCTAGTATCGACCTCCACAGCATTGGCTCTTCCAG GCATCCAGGATTCCAGAAATTCTCAGAAAGAGGGCAGCCAAAGTGCTATTGTTACTGCACCAACAATGCAACCAAAGGGCCC GGAACTGGGTATTCCAAGCAGAAATACAGGGGCTGTAGTATCGATTCCTGGCTCTTCAGAAAG GTATCAATCCACATCGGCATTGATGGAAAGGATACCAAGTAGATGGCCTCGTCCTACCTGGCATCCTCCATGGAAGAATTATAGA GTTATCAGTGGTCATTTGGGATGGGTGAGATCCATTGCATTCGATCCGAGCAATTCATGGTTTTGTACTGGTTCTGCAGACCGGACAATAAAG ATATGGGATGTTGCATCTGGAAAATTAAAGCTCACACTGACAGGACATATTGAACAAATACGCG GGCTTGCTGTCAGTCAACGTCATACTTATTTGTTCTCTGCTGGTGATGACAAACAAGTTAAATGTTGGGATCTTGAACAGAATAAG gtgattaggtcttatcatGGACATCTGAGTGGCGTGTATTGTTTGGCGCTTCATCCATCTCTCGATATTTTACTAACAGGTGGCAGAGATTCTGTCTGTCGG gTCTGGGACATTCGTACTAAGGCAATGATTTTTGCTTTATCCGGGCATGATAACACTGTGTGTTCAGTTTTTGCTCGACCAACG gaTCCACAAGTAGTAACTGGCTCTCATGACACCACTATTAAGTTTTGGGATCTAGCAGCtg GAAAATCAATGTTAACTCTCACCCATCATAAGAAATCTGTGCGTGCTATGGCATTTCATCCAAAAGA GCAAACTTTTACATCAGCATCAGCAGACAACATAAAAAAATTTGGCCTTCCGAGAGGAGAATTTTTGCACAATATGCT GTCCCAGCAGAAAACAATAATAAATTCGATGGCAGTTAATGAAGATGGTGTCTTAGCAACTGCAG GTGACAATGGGAGCCTTTGGTTCTGGGATTGGAAAAGTGGCCATAACTTCCAGCAAGCCCAGACTATTGTCCAGCCTG GTTCACTGGACAGTGAAGCATGTATATATGCTCTTTCATATGATATAAGCGGCTCGAGGCTTGTTACTTGTGAGGCAGACAAAACTATTAAGATGTGGAAAGAAGATCCAACTGCCACACCAGAAACTCATCCACTAAACTTCAAGCCTCCAAAAGAATTTCGGAGGTACTGA